cccacTTCCAAGTCCCAGGTACACAATTTTGGTAACAGAAAAGCAAGAATCAGAGTAGAAGAactgagtaggtaccatgcagtgcaAAGGTGCCATACACTGTCGTAACCTAAACTGATAAACATCACTAAAAAACATTCAGCTTAAGACACAAATACCTGCTCAAAACCTGGCTCATTGTGATAAGGGTTCTCGGTCATCAGGGACTGGATGGAGATGAGGACAGAGGAGATACTCTGAGCAGGGCTCCATGCTGGACCTGTCCATGTGCTGAAAATCATAAAAAGAGCATCAATTAACTGTGCTGATATTACATATTCTGTCATATTTAATGCTTATCCATTCCTGCAGCCAGTGTAGCTCTTGAATCAAGTCATACATCATTCAGTTCAGATACTCTCTTAAGGCATTCCCCATTAGGCCATAACATTTTTATATCTAGTTATCAAGCCATGAGACTGTAAACAACATACAGGCTTTTGGTCTTTTTTGCCCGACTGACAGTGAGTGAGTAACTAAGTTTACCACATTTCTAGAAAGTAACTGTCACTGGGGAATTAACGCAAAGAAACATGTAAGGAGTCATTGTGTCAACTGTCAATCGTTTATGTTAAATGACTCTAACGAAATGAGACTGACagcaacacacaacacaactggattgtttcccagacagggattaagcttagtcctggCCTACATAGCATTTTGAATTaggattttccattgaaaggaggatatatTCCAGAGCTAAGCTTAGCCCCTGTCTGGGCAACCAGCCAAATATAGATTACGTCTTCaattttctgtatattttctCCCCTTTAATTTTAAGCTATGCTCTACATGTACAGGCTCTAAGGAAGAAGTGTGTGTCTTTTATTAGGGAAGCTCGCATGAAATTTTGCATTACACAAAAGAGGTTTCACATTTTATAACAGTTTTCAAAAACATAGGACATGACCCACCAGTCTAAAATTACCCCCCCAAGCATTTTTAATGAGAAAGAGGTATATTGTGGGTGCAATATGAATTACTGTCTCCAATTGACTGAATTAGAAtgactttattggccactgtgcttgcataTAGAGGAatctgttctctgcatttaacccaatccgtgcagagaaacacaaacGCACATCAGTGAACAGTAGGGGGCAATGAGCACATATGCCCGGAGCGGTGGGCTGCCATAGCCACAGCACCCAGGGAGCAATTGGAGgtcaggtgccttgctcaagggcatttcagtcatgacctgccagctGTGGGGATCCATCGGGTTAGAAGCCCAGTTCCCCAACTACCAGGCCCCGTGACAAGTGTGTAACAAATGAACTGTGAGGCAAGAGGGAACAGAAATTTGAAGGATGTAAAATTGTTCTAGACAGGAATTCAAATAGTATTCGACAAacaagtattttttaaatttaaaacacaTCATGTATGCAATGGTTAACAAATAGGTGAATAGACACCaagatataaaattatataactTTTATATTTCTGCAGCAAGTAAACAGATTAAGTGATGTGAATGACATGGAAATATATTCACTTCCATGTGATCTCCCAGACATACACAACAAATTCAAACAATTTATTCAAACAACATTCAAGGAATTCAGCTTTGTTATGAAATGTTTGTTTACTGAACACAGCCTTCATGTTCCCAATCCTGATTTAAACCATTCTCATACATTAAACACAACCGAAAATTGATCATGTGCTTCTTGTTAAAGCAttgtcaaatattaaaataaactttGCACTTTGTTTTTAAGAACAGCCACATACCCGAGTATGCTGAGGCAGACTTTGCCATTGCGGTAGAAATTGGGATTGAAGCGCACTGTGTTATGGCCAGTGGTGATAAGTTTGACGCGTGGGGGGTGGATGGGGTAGTCAGGTGGGCAACGAAACAAGAAGAGAAAGAAGCCCCCCTCATATGGTGTGTCAAAGGGACCCGTAATGAGGGCGTGGATCTGGGGTGAAAAACAGAATTATCAAAATGCATTGTTAGGCTTACATAATAATGAACCTTCAATAAAAGCATCTCAGAATATATAGGGTAAAATGACTTCAATATTAATGCCATTTAAATAAATTCAGTACATTTGATCAATTCCAAGATAATACCAAATAATGTGATTGCTAATATACAATGACAACTATTTTCATACCTCCTGTGCCTATTCAACATATATTGTACTGCAAGCACTGAATGGGTAAGGAAGAACAAAGCAATGAACAAAGCAGTGTTTATTTCAAGCTTAGATAAGCTAATATTAAGTTGCTTATAATAAAACGTATGCGTAGGTTTGACGCAGAAATATAAACTGGGCTGTAACCTGACGCACACCTCTCCAAAAATGTAACTACAGACCGcaacgactgtgattggtctggaGTCAGATGGATATTGTTTATATCTAACCGAATaagtacagaaaaacaaactcctcttctccacccacagagacagcagagagCTGCAAATTTATagcgagagatttcctcagacatgatGTGGACGTCAGGGATGAATACAAATGTTGAATATAGaggggagagaagagaggaaaaaaaaaaaaaaaaagtctctagGACAAAATTCTACGAGAAGTGGGAGCATGCGTGCTGGCTTTGCGTTTGTTTCTTTCTTGGCACCACATGTAAAATATGCTCTGTTCCAAACAATGTCCTACATGTAATTCTACTACACCACCCTGTGGACTACACAATATAATAGAGCAGGGGTGTCCAAACCTTTTTCAAACTGgatcatatcaaaattcttaaggGCCAGTTTCTCTttccaaatattcattcattcattcattatctgtaacacttatccagttcagggtcacggtgggtccagagcctacccagaatcattgggcgcaaggcgggaaacccacgcagacacagggagaacacaccacacttctcacagacagtcacccggaggaaacccacgcagacacagggagaacacaccacactcctcacagacagtcacccggaggaaacccacgcagacacagggagaacacaccacactcctcacagacagtcacccggagcaggactcgaacccacaacctccaggcccctggagctgtgtgactgcgacactactctttccaaaaatattatttattaaattatttttaacagtgtattgaaaatatgaaatataaatgtacaaaaagtttatatttattaactacTGAACTTTTGGAAATTACTTCCCCTATTTTTTAAATCGTCAGTTCTCACTGTCAACTTTGTGGGGGTTATTTTGCTGCAGCCATCACCAAATGTCGTTCTATGAATTACTTTGCTGGACAAGAGAAATGAATGGCATTTAAATTTAGCTTAGTTCATTAACACAGTGGTGCAATATTCTATacattaatcaaatcaaatcaaatcaaatttatttatatagcgcttttcacaactgatgttgtcacaaagcagcttcacagaattccagtaagacaagatttgacatgaaatgtaaagacaaatgtaaaaccctcaagtgagcaagccaggggcgacagtggcaaggaaaaactcccccagctgaggaagaaaccttgggaggaaccaaggctcacaaggggtgacccatcctcctctggtcaatctactggtgataatagttagtagtccgtgagaacttcagtgtagggacagcttcaaggcacttggtggttgctggagcgtgggcagctggtctgaagcgtggaggaggatctcgacagtcatccatcagtgtccagacagacaggtgggcagtcgtttactcggaaagatgtaaagggatggaattagttttgaactgttttgtgtttgtaaagtagaaaatatgaaaatttccagagggtggctaatgactccggcagatctgactatgacagctttaactaaaaggagagaaccaggaggacacacagacacgggagcatcctgaaacactggcatccctccgctccaccgtcaacaaacctgagtgatcgcgagaagcggcgggacgacagcaccagcgtctcagtatactataattccctgtgtccatggaccccccggatctgccgcctttatctatgggggagcattagctaccaaatgataaactaaacaaatgagtttttagcctacatttgaagattgcgactgtgtctgagtcccgaacattttctggaagatcattccagagttggggggctttataagaaaaggctcttcccccagctgaggccttctgaattctgggaacatttaaaaatccagtattctgtgatctgagtgaacgtggaggctcataataggaaattgtatcttgaagatattcaggagcaagcccatgtagagctttatatgttaataacaaaattttgtagtcaatgcggaatttaacaggcagccaatgaagtgatgataaaactgggcagatatgttcaaattttctagttttagtgaggaccctagctgcagcattttgaactagttgaagttttcttaaattagCGCCCCGCTTCCACCGTCAGGGGAAAGAAAACACTCCCAAGTGCCTGTGGGCACTTCTTCTTAAAAGTAATGCTGTGGGCTCATTAAAATCTTACAGTGGGCCACATTTGGCCCGGGACCGGACTTTAGACGCCCCTGGTTCAGTGGTGGTGTGGCGGTATAATTGCAGAGCAACGCAGAAACAAACTAGAAACTATATAAACACTAACAACGACGTAGGGCTCTTGCGTAGCCTACATCATCACAGGCTCTGTGTTGAATCAACACCAAAGTATAAAGGCTTAGGCAAGACGTTTTTACATTAAATAGCTTTTGTCTGACtatctttaattaaatactggATATCTACAACAGAGTTTCGACTAGTGAAAACTCAattttgactagtcagaatcacaatttaaaatatcTGCATTTACAGTTTGACTAGTGAGAACAGTAGCTTAAGATATCTACAGttatattttgactagtcaaaatGTCTTTTAAGATTTCTCTAATGATATCAGCAAATTCGTGGTTTGATGATTCATAAATCCTGAATTAGCATTAAAGATCTCAAATTCAAATTTGACTAATCAAAACTACATTTTCAGATATCTGAATTGTAGTCATTGCCCTCCACGTGCCACAACAGTTGACAGGCGTGCTCATTTTAACTAATTTGGGGCTTATTTCTCAGTAAATTTGCTTATATCGTAATAACACCAGCCAATGCTCCATCAATGAGAAATGTTTCATAGGTTTATTTACAtgggaaatgtaaataaacctaTATCAAATAAATGCTTTATTGACTGagggaaataaagaaaaaaatctataacgctgaagttggcttcttcTTCGCCAGCTTCTTATTcggattttctgttccaccttaaatggtgcagtaattGCATCCTGTCGCCAATAGATGGCAACATATGAACATGACCTCCATACCGTGGAAATTTTACACGTTTGGCTTATTTTCATGGGCATTATCTCTATGAAGCAAGCTCAAAAAGGCAATAACATATTAGAAATAACCCAAAactacaaatatttttaaacgactttactgaaaatgttaaaaaaaaaaaaagtacactaTAATATGCAGACCTGGCAACATTTACATGATGTGAAAATGGGCTATGTAAGTCTGCTATgttttgactagtcagaattaTCATTTAAGATATCAGAAGTACAAAAGGCAAATAAGTTCAACATAtctgtacatttatttgaaGAGATCTTAAAAGGAATTATGAATAGTAAAAAATACAATTGGATATCTCTAACTTAGTTTTGACTCGTCATTACTTTCATTCAAGATATCTACAATTTAGTTTCAGAtaagttaaatatatattaaagataTCCTTAATATAAAGGGAATATAAGATATCTTTAATTAGAATCATGACTAGTcagaggcggcacggtggtgcagcaggtagtgttgcagtcacacagctccagggacctggagggtgtgggttcgattcccgctccgggtgactgtctgtgaggagtgtggtgtgttctccctgtgtccgtgtgggtttcctccgggtgctccgatttcctcccacaatccaaaaacaggtggattggcgactcaaaagtgtccgtgtgtgttgccctgtgaaggactggccgccccctccagggtgtatgaggaatcattgcgcccaatgattccaggtaggctctggacccaccacaaccctgaattggataagtgcttacagataatgaatgaatgactagtCAGAACAAAAGGCAAAATATCTCCAATTTACTTATTGACTAATCATAATTTAAGCAGCAGACAGCTGCTTATTTACAGCAAGAGACTTCCTCAGACACTGGTATGGGcttcagggatgaataaaaatgttaaacaaaggaaaaatacaggAGGTCTCCGAGAAAAAATAAGGATATTTTAAGgaattttaaagatttataaatctactacaccactacattgtgtactacatagcgtagaggaagatgtttgagattcagccctagtggtgtggcggtgtaattgcagagtgacaCATGCGTAGACTCCATGAAGAgtcaatgcagaagtataaatagGCCTTTACATACTAACATTATTTAAATCTCCACAGACTGCCTGCATTTATGGGATTATTATTTATGGGATTCAGAACCATCAAACCATTTTTCCACCTAATTAAATTTTACAGAATCAAGCCCAAAGACCCGCTCGATAGAGCTTCTCAGATAATAATTAATACGGGAAGATATTACAGTCCATTTGAGCCTGTAAACCCAACAGCCAGATTAACAAAATTAGGCTATTCACAGACCTTGTAAATGTACCTCTGAAACTAATTCTGTGCATTTATGAAAGAGCATGATTTCTGGTATTTGCCTGTACAACTAAAATACTGAAATGACAATATGGTTTTACGTAATTCTGCACAGGTATAGGGGCACACTGTCAGCACTCTCAATCTTTATGGTGAACAATAACTTGCAAATTAACTTAACTGGCATTATGAACACCTTCACGGTAGACGGTTTATTATACATTGTTGTTAACACGTCTTAACCATATTGCATAAAACATATCTTCtgtttatggcatttggcagacagCTTCATCCACAGTGatttacatgtttaaaaaagtcAGAGACATCAGCAAATGTAGCATTGAATCGTGCACAAGAATTCTGACTGGTACAGAGCTGGTGCCTGGGCACGGGACTGAACCCCAGTCTACAGTGTGGTGTTTCCCACTGCACTAATCAAACCTCACAAACGTGTCTTAAACATGGAAGCTGTTATTTAAAGCTTACCTTTGTCATATCATGAGGATCAGGGACCACAAACATTCCAGGAGGAGGCTCCTTATATATGGACATAATGTCTCTGTTTGGGAAGAACAAGATCATGTTAAAATACATTTGCAGGAAATAGAGTACAGCAGAAAAACATATGAAGTAATATTACTCCACTGTGTCtatattaaaaaacactttttaaactgCTCCACAACAACACAGAGGAGCACAGTCTCAGCCTAGTCCAGTACTGCAGTGCAAAACCCAATACTGGACATGTAGGTTTATGCTTTGGGCAGTCAGAGTTGGCCAACAATGCTAAAAGATACTCTGAATAATTGTGACTGGGTTCAGATCTACTGCCAGTTGTTTCCATTTTCCTTCACTTCACTACTACAGGGTATTGGGGAAATACTTTATAGATAAACTACAGCAAAGTAGTCTTTAGCCTATTTTACATGACTCAacaaaatgaatattcagctaTTCAAATGTTTGGCTGGTCAAAGGATATGTTTTGCCAAAGTGCAAAATAAGTTAACATATCCTCCACAAAGAGCAAATGCAGGCATTATATTTCCTGCTAATTTTAATGcaccatttttatttacttgcaGGGCTTAACATATTGAGGAGAAAGATTAAATATGCCTTTGCACACAACGATATGTTCAGGAGAGTTAGTAGTTGCTACCTTGGTACTGGAAAACATAGCTTGTGCTTGAAAAAAATACTGGTGTATTGAAGTGATAATATCACTAAATTCTAATCCATATGTATTCAGAAAACTGCAGTGAGTGATGAGGGCAGTAAAATGACACTTTCTATACTGAAATCGTAAATTAGAGTGCTGCTTTCCAATCACAAGAGCTACAATATAGAAGTATAGACAACACCCACAACTAAACAACAGTCTGGCAGCACACACTGAGCATTCAAAGAGGTATGGACCATAACATATAAACTGTTAGGAAAACTGTCACTGTAGTGGTACCCTCGTGTGTACATTTCTGAAACTTTTAGTTAGGGAAAATAACTTGTATTAtaattttctcattttaaattgtgttgagtTCATACACCCCATTCCATCTTCAGGgcttatattgttttattttacacagttctaaaaGGATAGATTACAAATTGACActtctctttctggagaagagaatgtaatgcacctttagggaacacaactggactttaccCACCTGCTgaacctttaaatgtacatttacattgtacctttagtgaccagtgatgtacctctaccgtacctttttatCTTGAGTGTAGAAAATAATTGCAGCTGAGTTCACAATCACAATACTGGTCTTGAAAAAAGATCatgactggatattttccccCGAAACACAAGGACACACCAAAAACACAGCCCTCTCATTTAAAACTAAATCACAGCAAGTCAGGAATGCTAATAAATGGACTTCTAATGGCAGTTCATTATTTTCTTACATGTTATCGAGTGTGGTATATTGCGATTTGAGATCCAGCTTCTGCCTCCACATTTTAGTGATGACACACACTGATTGAAAGAGCAGGATTGGGGAGAGGGGGAAAACCTCACAACAACAAACTCTGGCTGGAAAGATTTAGTTAGCAAAACTCCATGTCATAAAAGCATACACCAGTGTGTTTAAAAGTGGCTCTGCAAACTCACATTAGTCACATTATTGTTATAATGAAATGCTGAGACTTTGTTTAGAAAGGCAACAGAGCactgaatgaaaaataatactTGACTGTATTAAGTCTCATCTGAAATTCCATTTTGCTTCAttatgaaacaaacaaatatctttttgatgatattgtggCAAACCTGTACAGTTAGTCAACTCTGTTGAAATTCCAAGGATAACAAAATTTAACAAGTCTACGTACATGGGCCTTACCACAGAACAAATCAAACATCATTAAGTGCTTCAACACACTCCTGAGACCTCTCAACCTGGTTCCAGCAACTTTCAGAATccattaaaaataatcacaaatattttgaaatacaTCCTTTTAAGTCAGAAAGCTAATTCAAAGAATGTTgagatataaacacacacacacttagggaCATATcccattcatttatatttaaaacatcatATCCCAGCACTGAGGGAGTGTTCAAGACGCATCAAGTGGACACTGAAAGATTTGGTGGAAATAAGGGGTGGGGAGGACGGCATAAATCTGTGCATACTCTtcagggaattttttttttcttgggaaAAGTCTAAATTTGTCATTTGATATGTCATACAAACAGAAAATTGTGGAGGGGGTGGAGGTAATTAAACGGGGATTTTAAGGGTTATTAGATCATGGACAGTGTAATGTGTTCTGAAAGTTGTAACTGTATACTGTGAACTGTGTAGTACATTTCAACCCTACattactgtctgtgtgtgactctATTTGTGTGCATTTCATATCCAGACCACTTAAGACTCGAACCCTGCAGTACTTTTCGATGTAGTTTAATTCTGTCagggttctgttttgttttcattggcGTGAACCTGAGTCAACGCAAATTCCGTAGAACTGAAAAGCACTTAACAAACGTGGACTGGATGTTACCATTTTAAAGACCCCACTTATGACGGTTACGAAATATTCCCAGAAACTCTGCGCCACTGTTTCGGGCCCTAAACCGCTAAACTAAAATTAGTCACATTTACAGTTCAAtcttaaatgttgcagcatTTACGCTGGGGTGCCGCATTCAAGGTGGAAAGTAAATTTCAAATTGGAAACAGGCGAATAAGGCGGCTTTCAACAAGCTGTAACTCTCTTATTAAGGTTAGCACTTTTTGTCACCGACTGTTAGTTCGCTCATTAAGAAGCACTTCGTTTCGGTTATCTCAGTTAGGCCACCTCTGACGTCATAAAGATAATTGAGGGAGCTTCGTTTATAAAAGCTAAATGAGGGAGCCGGGAGAAAACTAACTGCCACCATATGTCTGGTCAAACGTGGCTATCTTAAACCAATTCTCATTGAGCTAGCGTGCTAGTAGGGCTGGAGTCGGTCCCCCTAAGAATCGAATCATCAATACGAAGCATTCTGGAGTCGACTCTACTGATTCAGCATGGATTCAACTTAGAATCCAAAGGCTTTGCTgtcactttttaaaaagtgtctgAATTATATATACTTCCACGTCACCTTCGTTCATAAGCTAGACATATGATTCATTAGTTATGATTATAAACCAATtatgaattttatttaatatttgcaAGGAACACGTCTTAAACCGTATATTTTTCGCTAAAATGTCCACCAATTTGAGAAGAAAAGGCTCGCATACACATTAACCGTCCCAATTAATAAGCTCAGTTAATTTAGCTGTCCTTTATATGATTAATACTTTAATTACGGGTTTTTTTCACATCGAGATTATTGGGTGAAATGTATGTGGAATCATGTATATTGAATCCCAACGTATGGAGTCGAATCCGGGGTCGACTCCAAAATGTCTAGAATCAAACAGCCCTGGAGGCCAGCGAGTGGTTCGGCTAACAAACTTAGCGAGGGAGTAAACGTTCAGAGAACTGAGTAatgattgtattttatttttaattttttaaccaTGTTCCAAGCATATATAAAATCTGGAGAAATGCCAATGATGTTATTTAACCATAAACTTAATTCATTTAAGTCTAAGTGAGAGGTCCTGTTTGGGAATCACCCTCGGGTTTAAAGAGTTTCACAGAATGGGAAATGCCCATTGTGGACTCTCGGGGCTCCTGTTACCTTTTTATCCGGAGGATGCACTGCTGCGAGGCCTTCTCGTTGTCCCAGTCTGTGCTGAGAGTTGGGTCCCAGGACGTGGCGTGTATGTGGGAGAGCAGGCCGGCTCCAGCGAGGCTCGGGGGAGCGCCGCTGAGCCCGAGGCCGATGCCGGGCTGCAGTGAGGGCGGCCCGGCGGCGGGGGCGGACAGACCTGCGCTCACCGCGTTGCTCAGCACACCGACGCTCTCCATTACCGCCGTTATGTTGTGCGCTATGGCGGGGGACACGGCGGCGAGGCCCGTTTCAGCAGCCGCGGCGGGAGGCGGCGAGGCCGGGTTAGCGCCGCTCGAGTGCCCCGGAGGAGAAGGACCCAAACTAGCTGATAACTGCGCTCCGTTTCCCTGACTCGATCCCAAGGCGCCGTTAGATCCCTCTCCGACGCTGTCCGCCATTTCACCTTAATCGTCCCAACGATCCGCTGCACTTCTGACTTCTCACCTCCAACACGTTCTCCTCGCAGTTAGTGTTTGTCTTTGCTCAGGAACCTGATACACACTAAACGCTACAGAGCAGCGGGACCAACAGAGATGACTCCATCGTCCCCAGCTTCCTTTCCGCCCTCAAACATCTGACACAtaacagtggagctgattcCACCCCGAATGAATAACCGAACGATAGCCGTTCCTACAACTCATTAACCGTAAAAACACACACGCCACATACAGCAGAAACACACTGTCCAGCGTCTCTGCCGCCTCCGCTTGCTCCGTCTTTTCAGTGCCGTGTTTTTCTCAGCTACTTCCTTCTACTGGAGGACAGAAAACCAGAACGCCATCTACCGGTGTACTCctaaaacgaaactgaaagacTTCCAGCAAACTCGGAATGTCCGTATCATAATGAAACAACGTACACATCCTGTGTTCGTCTCAGTAAACACTCAGCGCTATTGAGAGAACAGCCTGCGGTCATTTCTATTTCTGACGCAAAACCAAAGCTCCACAATGTTATAAACACAGAACGGCCAACAGCGATATTTCCAAATGGTCTGGTAAACACGTCTGAAATCAGAAGTGTTGTAGTCAAAAAGGCAgttttctcagtttagccagtaAGATTTTAAAGCCCAAACTCCAGGCTTTCCAAAATGAAAGAGATGAGGGACATTCCTGTTGGACAGTGCTCAACTTTAGTCTCAACTCCTCTGGCTAAACTGCCCTGTGGTACACCCCCTGGACAAGTTATTTCATTAAGGCCTCCTCCCCCATACAGCATTTGATGTCTGTACAAACTGAGATTTTCTAATTAAAAATCTTCAAAATGCACGTTTGGATGAATATGACTTTTTAAAAGgataagaaaaaaattaatcttGGTGCACAAGCTTATGCACAAATTACACAGCTGAAGCTGGATCAGGAATCATGCAGGCACACACCAAATCTGAATCAAAAGCACTCTGTATATAGCATGGTTTCTTATCAAAACACAGTCATTTTTGACTCATGTCACTGACAAGTTGACAGGGCAAAATACCAACAAGCGGTACAAATTTGAACTCTTCCACCACACATTAGTGAAGTTTAATTTAGAAATATCAAAAAACTATTTAACTAAGATGTTGAATTTGTctattgcattttttttaatttatattttaaaacaattgcaaagcattaataaataattcattcattcattcattatctgtaacccttatccagttcagggtcggggtgggtccagagcctaccttgaatcattgggcgcaaggcgggaatacaccctggagggggcgccagtccttcacagggcaaaacacactcacacacacacgttcactcacacttacggacacttttgaattgccaatccacctaccaacgtgtgtttttggattgtgggagggaaaccggagcacccggaggaaacccacgcggacacagggagaacacaccacactcctcacagacagtcacctggagcaggaatcgaacccacaccctccaggtccctggagctgtgtaactgtgacactacctgctgcgccaccgtgccgcccttaataaataataaataattaattagcaGCAGGGGCAAGACACATGCTGcacggtagtgtcgcagtcacacagctccagggacctggaggttgtgggttcgattcccgctccgggtgactgtctgt
This genomic window from Hoplias malabaricus isolate fHopMal1 unplaced genomic scaffold, fHopMal1.hap1 H_2, whole genome shotgun sequence contains:
- the LOC136686039 gene encoding ubiquitin-conjugating enzyme E2 Z translates to MADSVGEGSNGALGSSQGNGAQLSASLGPSPPGHSSGANPASPPPAAAAETGLAAVSPAIAHNITAVMESVGVLSNAVSAGLSAPAAGPPSLQPGIGLGLSGAPPSLAGAGLLSHIHATSWDPTLSTDWDNEKASQQCILRIKRDIMSIYKEPPPGMFVVPDPHDMTKIHALITGPFDTPYEGGFFLFLFRCPPDYPIHPPRVKLITTGHNTVRFNPNFYRNGKVCLSILGTWTGPAWSPAQSISSVLISIQSLMTENPYHNEPGFEQERHPGDSKNYNECIRHETMRVAVCDMLEGKVPCPEALWSVMEKSFLEYYDFYEGVCKERLHLQGQNMQDPFGEKRGRFDYQGLLARLSATQKRLREKCPPEDNDGDSDSDTSSSGTDPDSQGSSQP